The stretch of DNA TGCCGACTCTCTGCTTCTATACTCACCCTTGCTTGGTCTTCTTTGTCCACTAAATGGGGCATCGGTAAAACTGGAAGATGTTCAGCCAAAGAGCGGAGGAGCTAAATTCAAACTTTTGCAGGAGTTTTGGGGAGCGGGATAGTCTGCAGAGTTCAGGTCTTGGGCCCCTTTTCATTGGGGCAGAGTGGGCACAACCGAAGAGGATGGCGGCAGTCCGGATGAATCCCGGGGCAAGCCCTCTAGGATCATGCCCCACACTGGAAAAGATCTTTCTAGAAACCGATTTCAACCAAGTCACAAGAATGCTCTGATACCGCCCCAATTCATTTTAACAAGGCTCACACAGGAGAACTTACTCCTGTTGGTTTGTGGCTAAAAACAAACTAGGAAGACACTGACACAGGCAAATCACCCCAAACAGAAAAAGATTTGGAGATTTAGTAAATTTATAACATCTTTTCCTCAAAACAAATCCATCCGGGCATGCATTGTTGGAATTTGGgggttttctttaaatatttcatGCGAAAGTTTTAAATACAAATACTACATCAGTGcaattgctatttttattttctaaaagctTTTATTTCCAGGTTAAAATACCAACTCCCTTTTCTAACTTTCTAGGTTTAAGAAATTCACGCTGTTAAACTCAGAACATACACCCCACACTTCATTCTTCCAACGCCCACAGTATTTTAAAGAAGTTATATGGATTGATTTAAAAGAGGACATAATCCCCTAAGAAGCTGATGTAGGAAATAAGGTAATTTATTACCATCTAATATAAAAGTCAAGCAGATACACTCTGCATTTGGTTATAAAAACAGGCAGTAAGGAAAGTGGTTAAAAAGAGCCCTCCAACTGGAACAAAATTTTCTTTTAACTAATTAACTGGGAGCACAATGAGACAATATACCCAATTTCTATTCCGATGAAACTCTTTCATCTAGAATCTTAAAAGTGGGAGGGGTGGCAGATCAGAATAATTGTTTTAAATCCAGCATGAAAAAGTCATTTTCCCAATAGGAGGGAGGAAATAGCAATCTGTGGTACATCCCACAAAAAATATACTGATTCATATATTGTAAACCTAAAATAAGCCAAGAAtgtaacacatttttttaaagccacattttaaatatACCTTCTATTATTTAAAGGCTGCATGCAAATACATTCGGCAATAAGGAATTCAGAAGAAAAGCCTATTTCCTTTCCCAAAAAGCTGCTGCCCAAattgccaaaaataaaaaaaatcacagatggGGGAAATAATCTAGTTGCTTTAAATGGTAAGTGGTGTAATTGTAGCATAGCTCCAAGAAATCAGAATATCAAAAGAAATAATGCCTGCTTCCCAGCCTTGCATCTCGtctgccattgtgagaacaggatggtggactagatgtgccactggcctgatccagcagtcttttCCAGCATTCTTATTAAAGAGAGATTAATTTAATTTGACAGTGTGTTAACAGAACAGTTCTGGACAGGAGGTCTTTGAATTTAGGtaaatttaatataatttttcaAATTCCTGGAGATCACacatctcccctctccctctccctccgaaCACACTTCTGATTTCCTTGCAAAAAAAGTGTGAGGAAGAAAACGGGAGAGACAACTGCCATTTCATTTCCTACATTCACTAAACCCAAGACACAGCCAAGCTCCCAGAATGTGCAAAATACGTTCAAAGAATtggcgagggggggggaaacaagactAGAAAAGGCAGCAAGACGAAGAAATATGTCTAAagagatttatttttgtttcgtaGCAAATGAAAGCTAGAAGGAGGCTTTTTGCACTGATGCCTGAAACACAAAGAGGAAACAATtcatgacaaacaaacaaaaatatatctatatatataaatattcagTTGGTTTGAGGTTGCAACAGCCTGCCTGGCTCAAGAGCAGGATGTGGGGAGAAAATTAAGAACCGTATTGAAGCTCTAGAGATGAAATTGGTTGTATCTGGATGCAACAGTGTTTAAAAACCACAGAAATtgaaatttcatttaaaatgccttGCACCTAAAAATGCACCGGGTTCCAAAATTTCACAAATTGTGCCGGGTTTTGAGAAATACCCATATGCTTTAAGATACTTATTCCTAAGAGTCCTCTTTTAAacaaacaacttttatttaaaaaaaaaatagcccaGCTGTGAATCAGTCAAGCCTTCACCCAAAAGCACAATtgcatttctttgtttgtttgtattattatcatcatcattattagcaATAAATAAAGTGTGCATTTTATAAATCAAGGTTCAAACCGTTATTTCGTTTCCttggaatttaataaataattctgGTGCATAGTATTAGTAATAGTATTATATAGCAGCCAACAGATTGCAGTTCATATATTAACTCTATTGCCTTTCAAATTGTCTTTAagagtgttttcttttctttcccccaataTTGTCTTAAACAGCatagataattttaaatctctatAAAACAAACAGCATTATTTAATCCAATTGATTACTGTATATAGTGCATTCGGCTTTGTCAACATCATTAAATTAATTCTTATATTATTTGCATGCTATTACATACAAACTTTCATTAAGactcgtttttgtttttttaaaagttttctttctttttcttccttttaaagtCACCAAGCAAAGTAAAAGGTCAAGAAGATAAGACTGGGCAGTCGGGgctcaggaggagggagagaaaggaactAAAGAGCTACGAATATGTACACGTGGACACCTTAAATAAGTTAAGTCTGGCTCAGTTCCCCgttggtttggtttgtttgtttttaaataaaaaacgcacacagacaaaaataattaagaaaaaaaggaggggaattaAAAAGGCAAGTAAACTCAACCCAGATTGTGGAGGCTTCATCCCCCTCGCAGGGGGGGGAAAGGTCCAGCGTTATTTGAGCATCATTCTTCCatcaggagagggagggggaaaacatcactttgcaaaatctttttttttaagactatCAGATTCTGTTTAAGATGCAccgaaaaggagagggggggaagagaaaaaaattCTGGACGTAAGAGGAGAAAATACaaagtttggggaggggaggggcggggagAACAACTGGTTCATGCTTTCCCCTCATCTGTTCTCGtaagggaccggggggggggaagagattttaCTGAAATCCCATACATGTCCGGCATGCAGGAATGCGGAGAGACGGAGGTCtcgaggaggcggaggagggccGGGAGAGAGTCGGTCGGGCGCCGCGGCAGGACGAGGGCCCCCTCGGgctctccaaggaaggaaggaaaggaggaaggaaagatgTTGGGGACCCCTCTCCAACGGCGCTGTCCTTGGTCGACAGAATcctattgctgctgttgctgcttcacgTCGAGGGATATTtggaggctggggtggggggcttgcCTGCTCCAGCGCTTTCGTTTGGTTTTCTCTGAGGTGGGGGAGACAAAAAAGTTGTCCCTCCTCCTTGCCAAAAACGGTCCCTGCCCCCCGGAGCGCGTCTGTATGTATGTCCGTCCCCGCGGCGAAATGTACAAGTCCGCACGCCTCCTTTGCGAACACGCCAGGAACTAACAGCGGAGGAAAGACGAGGCTCCCTCGCTTCACTTTAGAGCATCAAAAGAGGTGCGGGAGGGCATGAAACTGGGAAGAGGGGGGTAGAGGAGGAAGGCGAGACAGTCAGTACGAAGTCGGGGGGCGcgaggaaagagaaagaattcAAGTCGGCTTAGAAAAAGGTATGAACGCAGTCAGTGCAAGGAAGATGGAGGGGGCGGACTTGGTGGCGAGCGggtctttctccccaccccacctccacttCAGGTCTGGCTTCCCCTCTGTCCCCGGGTGGGGGTGGCGACCTGGGTCCCCCAAGAAAGAAACCGCGAAGCCTTGGCGAGGCCGTGCGCCCCTTCGGGTATTTACAACTTCTCTCCGGAGGCGAGCGAGGAGGGCGCGGGAGAGAAGGACAATCCACAGGGGTTcacacgccccccacccccaccgctttCTTCCTTGTTCTCGAGGGGAGGGGCGGGGGCTCCCCCAGTTCCGTCCGCGCCGTCGTGCCTGCAGCTTCACATGAAGAAGTCGGCGGAGGGCGGCTTGCCCGGCGCAGGTCCCCCCTGGGCGGGCGACGGGtccctggcggcggcggcggcgaaggtGCGCCCGGCCAGCTTCTCATACTTCTCCTTGTAGAGGTCCCGCTCCTTGGCGAGGCGGGAGACCTCCTGCTTGAGCTGCTCCACCTGGCCCTGCAGCTGGCACTTCTCGTTCTCCAAGATGTGCCGTTGCTGGACGCGCTTGTAGCGGCACGACTGCGCGTAGCCGCGGTTCTTGAGGGTCCGCCGCTTCTGCTTGAGGCGGATCACCTCCTCCTTGCTGAAGCCGCGCAGCTGCCGGTTCAGCTCGCGCACCGACATGGACACCAGCTGGTCGTCGGAGAAACGGTCCTCCAGGCgcaggtggtggtgatgggggtgGTGCCCGCTcccggggtggtggtgatggtgccccgggtggtggtggtgagggtggTGGTGGCCCGACGGGGCCAACTCTTCGCCGGGGAACGGCTGGCCCCCCCGGAAGCCCTCGTAGCcgccctggtggtggtggtgatggtggtggtgcccgATGAGCGCCTCGACGGCATCCTCGGGCGTCAGGTTCAGCGCCTCTGGGTTCAGGTGGTGCTGGTAGTTGGACATCCAGTAGAGATCTTCCAGTTGCGCCTTGCCCGACGCCCCTCCGGGGTTGCctccgccgcccccgccgccgccccccgggTGGGCGAGGCCCGTCGGCGGCTGCCCTCCGGGGCTGGGCGCGCAGAAACTGGGCGACGACGGCACGGATGAGCAGGGCGTGCTGATGGGCGTCGAGGAGAGCGAGCCCGGCGGCGGCAGGCGGTGGCAGAAGCGCTCCGCCTCGGCCGGCTCCTTCTTCACCTCGAACTTCATCAGGTCGAAGTCGTTGACGTACTCGATGGCCAGCGGGCTGGTGGGCAAGTCCGCCGCGCTCATGGCCAGCTCCGACGCCATCTCACCGCATAGAGGGCCGCCCGGGCCGCCGCAGCCGCGTGCCCCGGCCCCCGAGCTCCGCGCACCGAGGCCGCCTCGACGACGCTCGACGCCGGGTCTCTGCTCAGGCTCCCTTCCGACGGCAGCCGGAGAGGAGAAGCTTGGAGAGGCAGGAAAAGTTGCTGCGTGCGATCTCAGTGGAGGAGAGTTTgcgaggaaggagagagagaaaggaaaagattgGAGCGGGgtaggtggagagagagaaagagaaaaaggaagaagaagcggCTTTGCTGGCGAGGGCGAAGGAGGCGTCGTCGGGGAAAGTTGCCCTCACTCCAAAAAGTCCATGGGGCCAGGAGGGGGGCGCGCCGCGGGGAGGAGGCGGTGCAGGGAGGGCGGTGGTCGTCCTGCGGGCTCCGGGCAGCCCCCCTCCAGCCTGGTCTCGGCGCTCAGCTGCAACGCCGGGCGCGCTTCCCTGCCTCTGCTCAGCTCCTTCTCCGGCGACGCTCCGGGGTCCCAGCAGCAAagcagcggcaggaggaggagcaggagagagGCGGCTTTGCCAAGCGGCCAGCGCCCCCCTCCCGGcacttttcctgccccccccgcAAGTGGGGGGCGTCCTGGAATTGCACGAGGCACGCGTCCCCTCCTCCTGCCCGCTTtgcaaggcggcggcggcggacgcGCGAGGGTcccgagcgctgctgctgctgctgctgctgctcctcctgctgctcctgccgccCCCTCGGCCGCCTCCCCCCCTTGGCGAGTAACTGAAGTGCTGAATGGAGCATTCTTCCTTTTATAGGGAGCGGCGCCAGGCCCCGCCCGCCGAGGCGGGGGCAGCCTTCTTCCCGCCTATAACGAGCCGGGGCTGGCGGGGCAATTTGCCTATCCCTATAGCAACCCCCGGGCCCAGCTGTCAGTCTCTGGCGGGAACAGCTGGaagccaaggaggaggaggggggaagggaaaggggagggggagagaggggaagcTCCCTCTAGTGGCCGCGCCGGGGAAAAGCAGCCCCGGGGTCCGTCTTGGgggaaaggttgggggggggggaggcgcgcCTCGGCTGGCCCAGGGAGTCCGGGGACAGTTGCCAACTTCTGGCTCTGAAAGCCCAAGGGCGCCCGCGGGAAGGAGAACGAAAGCAACTTTGCGCAGTGGAGGAGGACAAAGCGCGCATGCAACTCTGTCCGTCGGCGTTTTTTTATTGTCTTGCCCAGATACCACGGTAAATACGGCGCTGGCTGCGCACCCGGGCGAGCGCGTCCCTGCCCCGAGGAGCCTGCCGTCTGCATTCAGCCCGAGAGGGGATGGATGCCAGCAAATGCCATTACGCACGGCACACACTCATCCAAAGTGCTCGCATCGCCCGCCCTCTTTGCATCCTGCAAAGGAGCGCGGCAAGAAGCGGCTTGGTCTCTGAGCCCCGCAGTTTCTCCGATGTCTCGCGCGGAGAGACATCTTCTGCTAGTGCCCAGGCCTTTTTAATTTGGAGAATTGAATCCATTGCAGAGGCCAGAGGGTAGGGCCCGAGCCCATGGATTCAAACCAACCTTAGGGAGGAGATCTTTCTGAATTggagttttattatttttatttttattccaccttttccCTCAAAACGGGGTTCAAGGTGGCTTATAGAAAGTTGAACaagacagataaaatacaaaaagctcaAAACATATTACAAAAAAGTTaggttgtggactccccttcactggaggttttttaaaacagaaagtgggtggccatctgtcaggaattttttaacttctttaatttctgcattgcagggggttggactagaggacccttgaggggcccttccaactccacaattatattattttgCCTTGGAAGggagtggactctcc from Zootoca vivipara chromosome 8, rZooViv1.1, whole genome shotgun sequence encodes:
- the MAFA gene encoding transcription factor MafA, coding for MASELAMSAADLPTSPLAIEYVNDFDLMKFEVKKEPAEAERFCHRLPPPGSLSSTPISTPCSSVPSSPSFCAPSPGGQPPTGLAHPGGGGGGGGGNPGGASGKAQLEDLYWMSNYQHHLNPEALNLTPEDAVEALIGHHHHHHHHQGGYEGFRGGQPFPGEELAPSGHHHPHHHHPGHHHHHPGSGHHPHHHHLRLEDRFSDDQLVSMSVRELNRQLRGFSKEEVIRLKQKRRTLKNRGYAQSCRYKRVQQRHILENEKCQLQGQVEQLKQEVSRLAKERDLYKEKYEKLAGRTFAAAAARDPSPAQGGPAPGKPPSADFFM